From a region of the Syngnathus scovelli strain Florida chromosome 19, RoL_Ssco_1.2, whole genome shotgun sequence genome:
- the sync gene encoding syncoilin encodes MEDDSDPPFDFAPLFIQEENADPESNWSDFTRTQVSQPSLMGTYLHEMDDLLKRCEESNAEEMLGQRETDFTATEEDMPVTSAGSKLSDTMVRYEDQLMGMLAMLESCMEEAEIDFQANQEYVHVNKVEELTSDSLSVDHQESESDLHERSEPAVACTSKVDDINASEFPPEALEMNFAVDGFEELKCQMEECVEELQRLERRRKELLAEVLELRRQELQEEPEENISSKVSQVMAVLRKEEEDRREERKKEVGLLRSEVAEEERQVWKVEMEKQELLNQMRKLKMQLFSKTRENAYTQAALNKRRHEMDLQKRDEEKLQTLLQQMTEEGSQIRSAHQQRLQDLREELRLCNAGRICEATQEELPERNSCKDLQQYLQDSLKDLQNKYEPVLLALQKRKETTTSACVKAKEQTRELKAQLGPLREETQTQVLQRACLEEKLKLVHIQMREDAEHYEENIRCLERSSRELKTELTIQKRKIKEAGELRDHLSKQLLLYRSAAGDHQTPEHQKQT; translated from the exons ATGGAGGACGACAGCGATCCGCCGTTTGATTTCGCACCTCTCTTCATCCAAGAAGAGAATGCGGATCCCGAGAGTAACTGGTCGGATTTCACCAGGACGCAGGTGAGTCAGCCGTCTTTAATGGGGACGTACTTGCACGAGATGGACGATTTACTCAAGAGGTGCGAGGAGTCAAATGCAGAAGAGATGCTCGGACAAAGAGAAACGGATTTCACCGCCACGGAAGAAGACATGCCCGTCACTTCGGCGGGAAGTAAATTGAGCGACACCATGGTGCGATATGAAGATCAACTCATGGGTATGTTGGCCATGCTGGAGAGCTGTATGGAGGAGGCGGAAATCGATTTCCAGGCCAACCAGGAGTATGTCCACGTGAATAAAGTCGAGGAGCTGACGTCGGATAGTCTCAGCGTTGATCATCAGGAATCTGAATCGGACCTTCACGAGCGTTCCGAGCCAGCGGTTGCTTGCACTTCCAAAGTGGATGATATCAATGCCTCGGAATTTCCACCTGAAGCCTTGGAGATGAATTTTGCAGTGGATGGATTTGAGGAACTGAAGTGTCAGATGGAGGAGTGTGTTGAGGAGCTGCAGCGCttagagaggaggaggaaggaattACTGGCGGAAGTGCTGGAGCTGAGGCGGCAGGAACTCCAAGAAGAACCGGAGGAAAACATTTCAAGCAAAGTAAGCCAGGTGATGGCAGTGTTaagaaaggaggaggaagaccgGAGAGAGGAAAGAAAGAAGGAGGTGGGGCTCCTCAGGTCAGAAGTGGCCGAAGAAGAGCGGCAAGTGTGGAAGGTGGAAATGGAAAAGCAGGAGTTGCTCAACCAGATGCGCAAGCTGAAGATGCAGCTGTTCTCCAAGACCAGGGAGAACGCCTACACCCAGGCGGCCCTCAACAAGCGACGCCACGAAATGGATCTCCAGAAGAGAGATGAG GAGAAGCTACAGACCTTGCTCCAGCAAATGACTGAGGAAGGCTCGCAGATCAGGTCGGCCCATCAACAACGTCTCCAGGACCTTCGAGAGGAGCTTCGACTTTGTAACGCCGGCCGGATCTGCGAGGCGACGCAGGAGGAACTACCCGAGAGGAACTCCTGCAAGGACCTCCAGCAGTACCTGCAGGACAGCTTGAAGGACCTCCAGAACAA GTATGAGCCCGTGTTGCTGGCCCTTCAGAAGAGGAAAGAGACAACAACCAGCGCTTGTGTAAAAGCTAAAGAGCAGACCCGGGAGCTCAAGGCCCAGCTTGGACCCCTGCGGGAGGAGACGCAAACGCAGGTCCTGCAGAGAGCCTGCTTGGAGGAGAAACTCAAACTTGTTCACATCCAGATGAGAGAAGATGCCGAGCACTATGAG GAGAACATCCGTTGTCTCGAGAGGAGCAGCAGAGAGTTGAAGACGGAGTTGACCatacagaaaagaaaaatcaaagagGCGGGAGAGTTGCGAGATCACCTTTCCAAACAACTCCTCCTATATAG GTCTGCTGCGGGGGACCACCAGACACCCGaacatcaaaaacaaacatga